One window of Desulfovibrio subterraneus genomic DNA carries:
- a CDS encoding NapC/NirT family cytochrome c — translation MRWYKPALWTIAGVLLGFPIFSMTYYTMVRTSTPGFCASCHEIRPAWEAWKTSTHVNNAQGIVADCMDCHLPAPHDTVNFFYSKTYHGLKDVYAHVMMSNPVEEYDRAAMRERAYESFNNEQCQKCHRNILYIPGNRGAMLAHRTVLYPRPGYERKCVDCHRNLVHVDRPHYQYKQFSPPYRATGLKL, via the coding sequence ATGCGATGGTACAAGCCGGCCCTGTGGACTATTGCAGGAGTGCTGCTGGGGTTCCCCATCTTCAGCATGACCTATTACACAATGGTTCGCACCTCCACGCCCGGCTTCTGTGCTTCCTGTCATGAAATCCGACCTGCATGGGAGGCTTGGAAAACCTCCACCCACGTCAACAACGCACAGGGGATAGTTGCGGACTGCATGGACTGCCACCTGCCTGCACCGCACGATACGGTGAACTTCTTCTACTCCAAGACCTATCATGGGCTGAAGGACGTCTATGCCCATGTCATGATGAGCAACCCTGTCGAGGAATACGACAGGGCAGCCATGCGTGAACGGGCATATGAAAGCTTCAATAATGAGCAGTGTCAGAAGTGCCACCGGAATATTCTGTATATCCCCGGAAACAGAGGAGCAATGCTGGCGCATCGTACCGTGTTGTATCCGCGTCCCGGTTACGAGCGCAAATGCGTGGATTGCCACAGGAATCTGGTTCATGTGGATCGTCCGCATTACCAGTACAAGCAGTTTTCACCTCCGTACAGGGCTACGGGACTCAAGCTCTAG
- a CDS encoding lysophospholipid acyltransferase family protein, translating to MAVYPVMYGNTYTTPENASNPIARLFPNLCFYPSMLAIVGAASRLAKYDRLTPEEWVKSSLAIVRAFERVGGTFHFENLQAFTRLDGPCVFVGNHMSTLETFVLPAVIQPYRNVTFVVKQSLMKYPFFRWVMHSRDPIAVGRTNPREDLKAVLEGGVQRLEKGISVVVFPQATRSDELNPATFNSIGIKLAKKAGVPVVPLALKTNAWGTGGLIKDFGPITVSHPVMMRFGDPMVIEGNGKAEHQHVCDFISASLKEWT from the coding sequence ATGGCTGTTTATCCAGTAATGTACGGCAATACCTATACTACTCCTGAAAATGCCTCCAACCCCATAGCCAGACTGTTTCCCAATCTGTGTTTCTATCCGTCCATGCTTGCCATTGTCGGGGCAGCATCCCGTCTTGCCAAGTACGACAGACTCACCCCCGAAGAATGGGTCAAAAGCAGTCTGGCCATTGTACGCGCCTTTGAGCGTGTGGGTGGCACCTTTCATTTCGAGAACCTGCAGGCCTTTACCCGGCTTGATGGCCCCTGCGTCTTCGTGGGCAACCACATGAGCACACTGGAGACGTTTGTGCTCCCCGCGGTGATACAACCCTACCGCAATGTAACCTTTGTCGTTAAGCAGAGCCTGATGAAATACCCCTTCTTCAGATGGGTGATGCATTCGCGAGACCCCATTGCCGTTGGCCGGACCAACCCGCGAGAAGACCTTAAAGCGGTTCTTGAAGGTGGAGTGCAGCGCCTTGAAAAAGGCATCTCCGTCGTGGTCTTTCCGCAGGCGACGCGCAGCGACGAGCTGAACCCTGCAACCTTCAATTCCATTGGTATCAAGCTTGCGAAAAAGGCGGGGGTTCCCGTCGTGCCGCTTGCGCTGAAAACCAATGCGTGGGGTACCGGCGGGCTTATCAAAGACTTCGGGCCGATCACGGTTTCTCACCCCGTCATGATGCGATTCGGCGACCCCATGGTCATTGAAGGCAACGGCAAGGCCGAGCATCAGCATGTATGCGATTTTATTAGCGCATCACTCAAAGAGTGGACTTAA
- a CDS encoding sigma-54-dependent transcriptional regulator, with protein sequence MSKILIVDDELMVRTMLAEIAGSMGHEALSAPSIAQGLLLAAQSACDLVYLDVLLPDGNGLNHLPDFKQLPSQPEIIVITGFGDPDGAELAVRHGVWDYLQKPLMMDQVKLSLTRALAFRQQKENTNSVKTFLRPEIIGNSPALQTALGLAQEAASTSVNVLLQGETGTGKELFARAIHLNSRRRDKPFVTLDCASFTESLLESQLFGHVKGAFTGADRSREGLLTLAHGGTLFLDEIGDLPLPIQGAFLRALESKRFRPVGASREAESDFRLIAATNKDLHEMVRLDLFRSDLLYRLRGMTIPLPPLRERHGDIPLLITHYLDKHCARYGVCGKTPSEDFLEAVNTYDWPGNIRELVHALDRSCTASFDDPILFARQLPTEIRVQVARMSAGQNGSNGSHAASSPSVHSTPVPNDPQSMNAPVSLKEHRHETERQYLNDVLRHVSGSIPAAVEITGVSRGHLYELLKKHGITP encoded by the coding sequence ATGTCTAAGATACTGATTGTTGATGATGAACTGATGGTGCGTACCATGCTCGCTGAAATTGCCGGCAGCATGGGCCACGAGGCGCTGAGCGCACCGAGCATTGCACAAGGATTGCTGCTCGCCGCCCAGTCGGCATGTGATCTGGTATATCTGGATGTGCTGCTTCCGGACGGAAACGGCCTGAATCACCTGCCGGACTTCAAGCAATTACCCAGCCAGCCCGAGATTATTGTGATTACAGGATTCGGGGATCCCGACGGAGCAGAACTGGCCGTGCGCCACGGGGTGTGGGATTACCTGCAGAAACCCCTGATGATGGATCAGGTGAAGCTCTCGCTTACCCGCGCTCTGGCATTCCGCCAGCAGAAAGAAAACACGAACTCAGTCAAAACCTTTCTCAGGCCGGAAATAATCGGCAACAGCCCTGCCCTTCAAACGGCACTGGGACTCGCGCAGGAGGCCGCCTCAACCAGCGTGAATGTGCTGCTTCAGGGAGAAACCGGCACCGGCAAGGAGCTGTTTGCACGCGCCATTCACCTGAACAGCCGCAGACGCGACAAACCGTTTGTGACGCTGGACTGTGCCTCCTTTACGGAATCCCTTCTGGAAAGCCAGCTCTTCGGCCATGTAAAGGGAGCCTTTACCGGAGCGGACAGAAGCCGCGAAGGCCTGCTCACTCTGGCGCACGGCGGCACCCTTTTCCTGGATGAAATCGGCGACCTGCCCCTTCCCATTCAGGGGGCTTTTCTGCGTGCACTTGAATCCAAACGATTCCGTCCCGTGGGTGCCAGCCGCGAAGCGGAAAGCGACTTCCGCCTCATCGCCGCAACCAACAAGGATCTTCATGAAATGGTACGGCTGGACCTGTTCCGCTCGGATCTGCTCTACCGGCTGCGCGGCATGACCATTCCCCTGCCGCCGCTACGCGAAAGGCATGGCGACATTCCTCTGCTCATAACCCACTATCTGGACAAGCACTGTGCCCGATACGGCGTGTGCGGCAAAACCCCTTCAGAAGACTTTCTGGAAGCTGTAAACACGTATGACTGGCCCGGCAATATCCGCGAACTGGTACATGCGCTGGACAGATCCTGCACCGCATCGTTTGACGACCCCATTCTCTTTGCGCGGCAGCTACCGACGGAAATAAGGGTTCAGGTTGCCCGCATGAGTGCAGGTCAAAACGGCAGCAACGGTTCCCATGCAGCATCATCTCCCTCTGTTCATTCCACTCCGGTCCCAAATGATCCGCAAAGCATGAACGCACCTGTGTCGCTCAAGGAACACCGCCACGAGACGGAACGACAGTATCTCAACGACGTGCTCAGGCACGTATCCGGCAGCATTCCGGCCGCCGTTGAAATAACAGGGGTCTCCCGCGGTCACCTGTATGAACTGCTGAAGAAGCACGGAATCACTCCATAA
- the ettA gene encoding energy-dependent translational throttle protein EttA produces the protein MSQNEPDKIIYSMMRVTKRHGQREVLKNISLSYFYGAKIGVLGLNGSGKSSLLKVLAGVDKDFEGETAVSPGYTIGYLEQEPLVDETRTVREVVEEGVGDVMQVIREFNEINAKFAEPMEPEEMDALIERQAVVQELMDNKGGWDIDSRLEMAMDALRCPPADTPVSVISGGEKRRVALCRLLLQNPDILLLDEPTNHLDAESVGWLERFLQTFPGTVIAVTHDRYFLDNVAGWILELDRGRGIPWKGNYSSWLEQKQQRLSVEEKQESERQKTLQRELEWIRMSPKGRHAKSKARISAYESLLSTESEKHAKDLEIYIPPGPRLGKSVIEAVNVQKTMGEKLLVDNMNFLIQPGSVVGIIGPNGAGKSTLFKMITGDEKPDGGELKLGETVKLAYVDQGRDTLAAGKSVYDVISEGYDTIKLGTREVNSRAYCSRFGLTGSDQQKSVDVLSGGERNRVHLARTLKSGANVILLDEPTNDLDVNTMRALEEGIENFAGCVLVISHDRWFLDRIATHILAFEGDSSVVFFDGNYSEYEADRKKRLGKDADQPTRIKYRKLTR, from the coding sequence ATGAGCCAGAACGAACCGGATAAGATTATTTATTCGATGATGCGCGTGACAAAACGTCACGGACAGCGCGAAGTGTTGAAAAATATTTCCCTTTCCTATTTCTACGGTGCCAAAATCGGCGTGCTGGGCCTTAACGGTTCCGGTAAATCTTCCCTGCTCAAGGTGCTTGCAGGTGTGGATAAGGATTTCGAGGGCGAAACCGCGGTTTCTCCCGGGTACACCATCGGCTACCTTGAACAGGAGCCGCTGGTTGATGAAACCCGCACCGTGCGCGAAGTGGTTGAAGAAGGCGTTGGCGATGTGATGCAGGTCATCAGGGAGTTCAACGAAATCAACGCAAAGTTCGCCGAACCCATGGAACCCGAGGAAATGGACGCTCTTATCGAGCGTCAGGCCGTTGTGCAGGAACTCATGGACAACAAGGGCGGCTGGGATATCGATTCCCGTCTGGAAATGGCCATGGACGCGCTGCGTTGTCCCCCTGCGGACACCCCTGTTTCCGTGATTTCCGGTGGTGAAAAGCGCCGTGTGGCCCTGTGCCGTCTGCTTTTGCAGAATCCGGACATCCTGCTCCTCGACGAACCCACCAACCATCTGGACGCAGAATCTGTCGGCTGGCTGGAGCGTTTTCTCCAGACCTTCCCCGGCACCGTCATTGCCGTAACCCATGACCGCTACTTCCTTGATAACGTGGCAGGCTGGATTCTTGAGCTTGACCGCGGCCGCGGTATTCCGTGGAAGGGCAACTACTCCAGCTGGCTGGAGCAGAAGCAGCAGAGACTGTCCGTGGAAGAGAAGCAGGAATCGGAACGTCAGAAGACCCTGCAGCGCGAGCTGGAATGGATACGCATGTCTCCCAAGGGGCGTCATGCCAAATCCAAGGCACGCATCAGCGCTTATGAATCCCTGCTTTCCACTGAGTCAGAGAAGCATGCAAAGGATCTGGAAATCTACATTCCTCCGGGACCGCGTCTCGGCAAGTCCGTCATCGAGGCTGTGAATGTTCAGAAAACCATGGGTGAGAAGCTGCTCGTGGACAACATGAACTTTCTTATCCAGCCCGGTTCGGTTGTGGGCATTATCGGTCCGAACGGTGCCGGTAAATCCACTCTGTTCAAGATGATTACCGGTGACGAAAAGCCCGACGGCGGCGAGCTGAAGCTGGGCGAGACCGTAAAACTGGCTTATGTGGATCAGGGCCGTGACACCCTTGCCGCAGGCAAGTCTGTGTATGATGTCATCTCCGAAGGGTATGACACCATCAAGCTGGGTACGAGAGAAGTGAACTCCCGCGCATACTGCTCGCGTTTCGGCCTTACCGGTTCCGATCAGCAGAAGTCGGTGGACGTGCTTTCCGGTGGAGAGCGCAACCGTGTGCATCTTGCCCGTACGCTCAAGTCCGGTGCAAACGTCATCCTGCTTGACGAACCCACCAACGACCTTGACGTAAACACCATGCGTGCGCTGGAAGAAGGCATTGAGAACTTTGCCGGCTGCGTGCTGGTCATCTCGCATGACCGTTGGTTCCTCGACCGTATTGCAACGCATATTCTCGCCTTTGAAGGCGATTCTTCCGTTGTGTTCTTCGATGGTAACTATAGCGAGTACGAAGCGGACCGTAAAAAGCGTCTCGGCAAGGATGCCGACCAGCCCACCCGCATCAAGTACCGCAAGCTTACGCGCTAA
- a CDS encoding TetR/AcrR family transcriptional regulator: MTMTKKDALLLAAKELFGEYGYAETTFKKISERAGVALGLLTHHYGNKEKLFLAAGLDVLDNFLIHLREACARGENGYESVVNFSREYLEFSIQKDSYFMVLVRCSPYSDMKTKTDRDTMYEKFNQVPRELEYHVRRGIEDGSIKKDLPPHETATAIQCNLVGAIRTKLLTPYAPPSLYDEMVRFISRSIKA, translated from the coding sequence ATGACAATGACGAAAAAGGATGCGCTGCTTCTGGCAGCCAAAGAGCTATTCGGGGAGTACGGGTACGCTGAAACCACTTTCAAGAAGATTTCCGAACGCGCTGGGGTTGCGCTGGGTCTTCTTACCCATCACTACGGTAACAAGGAAAAGCTGTTTCTTGCCGCAGGGCTGGATGTTCTGGACAACTTTCTGATCCACCTGCGCGAGGCGTGCGCACGCGGTGAAAACGGCTACGAATCTGTGGTCAATTTCAGCCGGGAGTATTTGGAATTCTCCATTCAGAAAGATTCCTATTTCATGGTTCTGGTCCGCTGCTCCCCTTATTCGGACATGAAAACCAAGACCGACCGCGACACCATGTACGAAAAATTCAATCAGGTTCCCCGCGAACTGGAATACCACGTACGCCGCGGCATTGAGGACGGTTCCATAAAGAAAGACCTGCCTCCCCATGAAACCGCAACCGCCATCCAGTGTAACCTGGTTGGTGCAATTCGTACCAAGTTGCTGACGCCGTATGCTCCTCCGAGCCTCTATGACGAAATGGTACGATTCATCTCAAGAAGCATCAAAGCCTAA
- a CDS encoding multiheme c-type cytochrome, with product MKCMSLKGWLLLIAVMLLVVPAGTAKAANNYPKMKEYRIERSMPDQAVACIECHRVTTPGLFADWAASRHASANITCLDCHQAADEDADVSKAHFEYYSRGDMPYGKAQYKIPVAAVVTPKDCSRCHPDEVTQYSRSKHANTIEIMWKIDPWLNKGMNSDNERKTGCYYCHGTILKIENGKLDSSTWPNVGVGRVNLDGSLGSCTSCHTRHRFSVMEARKPEACGQCHLGPDHPQIEIYKESKHGDIYDTFGDQYNWNAAGGTWTAGVDYRAPTCAACHMSGSGKVMTSHDVTERLSWETQAPLTVRPSEFAAFPAKTDWKVERAKMKDVCLQCHGNAWVDDFYVDFDKAVEEYNEKYYKPAKTMLDDLYAKKLLDNTTVFDEELEVEFYELWHHEGRRARMGSMMMAPDYAWWHGFYECKHRFNRFMEGARELIKHNTPAYRYPDFPNTGGDTTKPPAIFGKK from the coding sequence ATGAAATGTATGTCGTTGAAGGGCTGGCTGTTGCTGATAGCGGTTATGCTGCTGGTTGTGCCGGCAGGCACCGCCAAAGCTGCTAACAACTATCCGAAAATGAAGGAATATCGTATTGAAAGAAGCATGCCGGATCAGGCTGTTGCCTGTATCGAGTGCCACCGTGTGACCACGCCCGGCCTGTTTGCCGACTGGGCGGCCAGCAGGCATGCCTCAGCCAACATTACCTGTCTTGATTGCCATCAGGCTGCCGATGAGGATGCCGATGTCTCCAAGGCGCATTTTGAGTATTACAGCCGAGGTGACATGCCTTACGGCAAGGCGCAGTACAAGATTCCCGTTGCGGCTGTGGTTACTCCCAAGGACTGTTCCCGTTGTCACCCCGACGAAGTGACTCAGTACAGCCGTTCCAAGCATGCAAACACCATTGAGATAATGTGGAAGATAGACCCGTGGCTCAACAAGGGCATGAACTCGGATAACGAGCGCAAGACCGGCTGTTACTACTGCCACGGTACCATTCTGAAGATTGAGAACGGTAAGCTTGATTCATCCACCTGGCCCAACGTGGGCGTGGGCAGAGTGAACCTTGACGGTTCGCTGGGCTCCTGTACCAGCTGCCACACCCGTCACCGCTTCTCCGTCATGGAAGCCCGTAAGCCGGAAGCCTGCGGCCAGTGTCACCTTGGTCCGGACCATCCCCAGATCGAGATCTACAAGGAATCGAAGCACGGCGACATCTATGATACCTTCGGCGACCAGTACAACTGGAATGCCGCCGGTGGCACATGGACGGCAGGTGTTGATTACCGCGCCCCCACCTGTGCGGCCTGTCATATGTCCGGTTCCGGCAAGGTTATGACCAGCCACGATGTGACCGAGCGTCTGTCTTGGGAAACGCAGGCCCCGCTGACGGTTCGTCCTTCCGAGTTTGCGGCTTTCCCCGCCAAAACCGACTGGAAGGTCGAAAGAGCGAAGATGAAGGATGTGTGTCTGCAGTGTCATGGCAACGCGTGGGTCGATGATTTCTACGTTGATTTCGACAAGGCCGTCGAAGAGTACAACGAGAAGTACTACAAGCCTGCCAAGACCATGCTGGACGATCTGTACGCAAAGAAGCTGCTGGATAACACCACGGTCTTTGATGAAGAACTTGAAGTGGAATTCTATGAACTCTGGCACCATGAAGGCCGCCGCGCACGCATGGGTTCCATGATGATGGCTCCCGACTACGCATGGTGGCACGGTTTCTATGAGTGCAAGCACCGCTTTAACCGCTTCATGGAAGGCGCAAGAGAGCTTATCAAGCACAACACGCCTGCATACCGTTATCCCGACTTCCCGAATACCGGCGGTGATACCACCAAGCCTCCGGCAATATTCGGCAAGAAGTAG
- a CDS encoding ATP-binding protein, with product MRIKHSIPVLPGIFLLVWTLLLLALFSWSAVSEKKHVNDIALRQARAFFLQIVSTREWNSAHGGVYVMVTDRVSPNPYLDDPQRDIVTTKGERLTKINPAYMTRQISEILADTEGVSFHITSLKPLRPNNAPDLWEHNSLKQFERGEKEAFQLINELDETARFRYMAPLFATKSCLTCHKGPDDKEGGVRGGISVSIAAAPLLQLGQDNINRMGLGYFLIGLVGLIGIGTSAFQVIRKREQAEVANRMKSMFLANMSHDMRTPLTGIIGMAELLRRDATTPEQDEYASQLQLSAETLLDIVNDITDFSRLESGRMELSIAPFSLSALVASSLKVVQFACTRKGIALSYSIAPDVPDTLLGDSFRLRQMLGNLLGNSVKFTERGTISVAVHLVKRSDEGCMLSFSVSDTGMGIHPSQHATIFDSFTQGSQALATGQVGTGLGLAITRQLVEMMGGSISVSSSPGEGCTFSFTALFQPSETEVPESDPTPCNHDVPRLHLLVADDNQLNRTYLKEILSGFGHSVDVASNGREALNLLRKVRYDAVLMDVQMPEMDGIETTRAIRSGVHPDIPADLPVIAVTAFAVEGDRERFLEAGMNAYVSKPMTADSLAATLCTLFPETGRVPTTPPRAHTKPSVPEAPETTSTQSNNGITIDSAAPMDMAKALEAMGGNKALLLRLCAAFLEEVPERCSQLETALQQRSWAEARRLAHAIKNSAAMLSATQLHEIAKKIEISCVDESPGADKELKAMLECMPALTAHINTLLKNGETPHV from the coding sequence ATGAGGATCAAGCACAGCATTCCCGTGCTGCCCGGCATATTCCTGCTGGTCTGGACACTCCTCCTGCTGGCATTGTTCAGCTGGAGCGCCGTCAGCGAGAAAAAGCACGTCAACGACATTGCACTGCGGCAGGCAAGAGCCTTCTTTCTGCAGATCGTTTCCACCAGAGAGTGGAACTCGGCCCACGGGGGCGTGTATGTGATGGTGACAGACAGAGTCAGCCCCAACCCTTATCTGGATGACCCTCAACGTGACATTGTCACCACCAAGGGAGAGCGGCTCACCAAGATCAATCCGGCTTACATGACTCGCCAGATATCCGAAATTCTTGCCGATACCGAAGGGGTGAGCTTTCACATAACCAGCCTGAAACCCCTGCGCCCCAACAACGCTCCCGATCTTTGGGAACATAATTCCCTGAAACAATTCGAGAGAGGTGAGAAGGAAGCCTTCCAACTCATCAACGAACTGGATGAGACAGCGCGCTTCCGCTACATGGCCCCCCTCTTCGCCACCAAGTCATGCCTTACCTGCCACAAGGGGCCTGATGACAAGGAAGGAGGCGTACGTGGCGGCATAAGCGTTTCCATTGCCGCTGCTCCGCTCCTGCAGCTCGGGCAGGACAACATAAACCGCATGGGGCTTGGTTATTTTCTCATCGGCCTTGTGGGTCTCATAGGCATTGGCACCTCTGCATTTCAGGTCATACGCAAGCGTGAGCAGGCAGAAGTTGCCAACCGCATGAAGAGCATGTTCCTCGCCAATATGAGCCACGACATGCGAACCCCCCTCACGGGCATCATCGGCATGGCCGAGCTGCTCAGGCGCGACGCCACAACCCCGGAACAAGATGAATACGCATCACAATTGCAACTTTCTGCCGAAACGCTTCTGGACATCGTCAACGACATCACAGACTTTTCGCGCCTAGAGTCGGGCCGCATGGAACTGTCCATTGCTCCGTTCTCGCTTTCCGCTCTGGTCGCAAGCTCCCTGAAGGTCGTGCAATTTGCCTGCACCAGAAAGGGCATTGCCCTTTCCTATTCCATCGCACCGGACGTGCCGGATACCTTGCTGGGCGATTCCTTCAGGCTCAGGCAGATGCTTGGCAACCTGCTCGGCAACTCGGTCAAATTCACGGAGCGCGGCACCATTTCCGTTGCCGTGCATCTGGTGAAACGGTCAGATGAAGGATGCATGCTTTCTTTCTCCGTCAGCGATACCGGCATGGGCATTCACCCGAGCCAGCACGCCACCATTTTCGACAGCTTCACTCAGGGATCACAGGCACTGGCCACCGGACAGGTGGGAACAGGGCTCGGCCTTGCCATCACCCGCCAGCTTGTGGAGATGATGGGGGGCAGTATCAGTGTTTCAAGTTCACCGGGAGAAGGCTGCACATTCTCGTTCACGGCCTTGTTCCAACCTTCGGAGACTGAGGTACCCGAATCAGACCCTACTCCCTGCAACCATGATGTGCCCAGGCTCCACCTGCTTGTAGCAGACGACAACCAATTGAACCGTACTTATCTCAAGGAAATACTGAGCGGTTTCGGGCACAGCGTGGACGTGGCTTCCAACGGACGCGAGGCCTTGAATCTTCTCCGCAAAGTCCGCTACGACGCCGTGCTCATGGATGTGCAGATGCCGGAAATGGACGGCATCGAAACAACCCGTGCCATCCGCTCCGGCGTGCATCCGGACATACCGGCCGACCTGCCGGTCATTGCAGTCACGGCCTTTGCTGTGGAGGGCGACAGAGAACGTTTTCTTGAAGCAGGCATGAACGCCTATGTCAGCAAGCCCATGACAGCCGATTCGCTGGCAGCAACGTTATGCACATTATTCCCAGAAACTGGCAGAGTACCGACGACGCCCCCGCGCGCTCATACCAAGCCTTCCGTACCGGAAGCGCCGGAAACAACGTCCACACAATCGAACAACGGCATAACCATCGATAGTGCTGCCCCCATGGATATGGCAAAAGCCCTTGAAGCCATGGGAGGCAACAAGGCACTGCTGCTCCGTCTGTGTGCAGCCTTTCTTGAAGAGGTGCCGGAACGCTGCTCTCAACTGGAAACAGCCCTGCAGCAACGTAGCTGGGCCGAAGCCAGAAGGCTGGCTCACGCAATCAAGAACTCCGCAGCCATGTTGTCTGCAACGCAATTGCATGAAATTGCAAAGAAAATAGAAATATCCTGTGTTGATGAAAGCCCCGGCGCCGACAAAGAACTTAAAGCGATGCTTGAATGTATGCCCGCACTGACGGCCCATATCAACACCCTTCTGAAGAATGGTGAGACACCTCATGTCTAA
- a CDS encoding ammonia-forming cytochrome c nitrite reductase subunit c552 yields MLKKFSAVAGVIVVGAAIALTGCSDAVEPVTPTYKTNLDKAEIRNSEFGKVFPLHYQTYLRNDEDKIMTEYGGSVPYNKHDNVNPLPKGYKHAQPYLKNLWLGYAFSFEYRAARGHTYAIEDILNIDRINRYSEKGGLPSTCWNCKTTMMPEFIEKYGDDFWKKDFNEFRQAMDVKDHAIGCTNCHEAETMELQLYSEPLKEFLKVQGREWKDIPRNEKRALMCGQCHVEYYFQKPEFGAAQRPVFPWTEGYDPENIYTYYKGHGDSKIKGFEGQFYDWIHPVSQTPMLKAQHPEYETWINGPHGSAGVSCADCHMTYKRLDGKKKISDHQWTSPLKDPDMAACRQCHTDKTPEYLKGRVVDTQEKVFAQLLIAQEVSVRAHEAIRRASEYTGPKSADYDDLMIEAREWCRKGQFFWDYVSAENSVGFHNPTKALDTLAKSQQFSQKSVDAAVRASNFTIAKDLAGDIKTLVPPIMEHSRELMMDPAHLQTHEWLKYLKPFPKAQQVWDGNKRLIPAPEKS; encoded by the coding sequence ATGCTTAAGAAATTCTCTGCCGTTGCCGGTGTTATCGTCGTGGGTGCCGCCATTGCGCTCACTGGTTGTTCCGATGCCGTGGAACCGGTCACTCCGACCTACAAGACAAATCTGGACAAGGCTGAAATACGCAATTCCGAATTCGGAAAGGTGTTTCCGCTGCATTATCAAACCTACCTGCGTAACGATGAAGACAAGATCATGACCGAATACGGCGGGTCCGTGCCGTATAACAAGCATGACAACGTGAACCCGCTGCCCAAGGGCTACAAGCACGCACAGCCCTATCTGAAGAACCTGTGGCTCGGGTATGCGTTCAGTTTTGAGTATCGTGCTGCCCGTGGCCACACCTATGCCATTGAAGACATTCTCAATATCGACCGTATAAACCGTTACAGCGAGAAGGGCGGCCTGCCCTCCACCTGCTGGAACTGCAAGACGACCATGATGCCGGAGTTCATCGAGAAATATGGCGATGATTTCTGGAAAAAGGACTTCAACGAGTTCCGTCAGGCCATGGATGTGAAGGACCATGCTATCGGCTGTACCAACTGCCATGAAGCCGAGACCATGGAACTGCAGCTGTACAGCGAGCCGCTCAAGGAATTCCTCAAGGTTCAGGGCAGGGAATGGAAGGACATACCGCGTAACGAAAAGCGCGCCCTCATGTGTGGTCAGTGCCACGTGGAATACTACTTCCAGAAGCCTGAATTCGGCGCGGCCCAGCGCCCTGTGTTCCCGTGGACCGAAGGGTATGATCCCGAGAACATCTACACGTACTACAAGGGGCATGGCGATTCCAAGATCAAGGGATTTGAAGGCCAGTTCTATGACTGGATTCATCCTGTCTCCCAGACTCCCATGCTCAAGGCCCAGCACCCCGAATATGAAACCTGGATCAACGGTCCGCACGGCTCCGCCGGTGTTTCCTGCGCGGATTGTCACATGACGTACAAGCGTCTCGACGGCAAAAAGAAGATTTCCGACCATCAGTGGACCTCTCCGCTGAAGGACCCGGATATGGCTGCCTGCCGTCAGTGCCACACCGACAAGACGCCTGAGTACCTCAAGGGCCGCGTGGTGGATACGCAGGAAAAGGTGTTTGCCCAGCTGCTCATCGCTCAGGAGGTCTCCGTACGGGCGCACGAAGCCATCCGCCGTGCATCCGAGTACACCGGGCCCAAGTCTGCAGACTATGATGATCTCATGATCGAAGCCCGCGAATGGTGCCGTAAGGGGCAGTTCTTCTGGGATTACGTTTCTGCCGAGAATAGCGTTGGTTTCCATAACCCGACCAAGGCTCTGGATACCCTTGCCAAGTCTCAGCAGTTCAGCCAGAAGTCAGTAGATGCGGCCGTCCGCGCTTCCAACTTCACCATTGCGAAGGATCTGGCCGGTGACATCAAGACTCTTGTTCCGCCGATTATGGAACACAGCCGTGAACTGATGATGGACCCCGCACATCTGCAGACGCACGAATGGCTCAAGTACCTCAAGCCCTTCCCCAAGGCGCAGCAGGTATGGGACGGCAACAAGCGCCTGATTCCCGCTCCTGAAAAGAGCTAA
- a CDS encoding cytochrome c3 family protein gives MSLTKEGSSARRWRAMLLAGLAGVALTFGAGLAMVTTDRAAFCGSCHAMEEAALTHKQSVHAKLSCNECHAPHNLAAKIPFKAVAGTKDIYANTLGTIPDLIHPQGNTLNVVQANCVRCHSSTVMTVNMGSKDNCMSCHRHVPHTPKKPISTRKAADA, from the coding sequence ATGTCGTTGACCAAAGAAGGGAGTTCCGCTCGAAGGTGGAGAGCCATGCTGCTGGCCGGGTTGGCCGGTGTGGCGCTGACTTTCGGTGCGGGGCTGGCGATGGTGACAACCGACAGGGCAGCTTTCTGCGGCAGTTGTCACGCCATGGAAGAGGCGGCGCTGACGCACAAGCAGTCGGTACACGCCAAACTGTCATGCAACGAATGTCATGCGCCGCATAACCTTGCGGCCAAAATTCCGTTCAAGGCAGTTGCAGGCACAAAGGACATCTATGCCAACACCTTGGGAACCATTCCGGATCTTATTCATCCTCAGGGAAATACCCTGAATGTGGTGCAGGCAAACTGTGTGCGCTGCCACTCAAGCACCGTGATGACCGTGAATATGGGAAGCAAGGATAACTGCATGTCCTGCCACCGCCATGTGCCCCACACCCCAAAGAAGCCAATATCGACGAGGAAGGCTGCCGATGCTTAA